In Quercus robur chromosome 11, dhQueRobu3.1, whole genome shotgun sequence, the sequence gtggttttgatttttcactAATTAAGTATATTCCGCTTTTATTGTGTTAAGCTTAAAATTAATCAAGATGTAACttgtttttgggggttttaAATAGCTCTAGTTATTAAACTAGCGAgctttcaacatttttttttttaaagggaaacagcattcatttatttataaaaggcaAGCATCGTGATACAATTGTTCAATGACTGGAGGAGGGGAATCCTCTATCCAATACAAATCCTCAATACTAGTTCTAGCATGTTGCGCTAACACATGAGCCACCTTATTACCACTACGCCTTGTGTGAGAAATAGATACCCACTGCAGGCCCCTAATAAGATGTTTAATATCTTCCACAACAGTCCCCAACAGAGATATGTTGGCTTCTTGTGATGAAATAGCTTGCATTACATTAACATTGTCTCCCTCAAGAACCAACCTGGAAAAACCTACGTCAATAGCAAATTCAACAGCCTTTCGACATGCTAACAGCTCACCTTCCTCACTACTATGTACTGCTGGCCCTCTTGCCGACATGGCTGCCATGACTTCGCCCTTGTAGCTACGGATTATAACCCCAACACCAATTCTGTTCAACttagaaaaaattgttgcaTCAAAGTTCAGCTTAAAAGCCGATTCTGGAGGTGGTTCCCAAACTGTCCTACTATTCTGCATAACCGGTTCTGCATAAGTTGCTGTTGAGCATGTTTGTACTCTTCTAAATACTCTGCTGCCATCTGATTAATAGTCCCTGGATCAATGAATCTGCCACCATGAATAACGCTGTTGCGCCTATTCCATATGAGCCAAGCTTGAATCAAAAAGACTTCAACTTCCTCCAAAGACAATCAGTCTAGAAGGTACTCCAATAAGTGCAGCAAATCAGTCTAACCCGTACATCccttctgcagaattttaacaCTACTAGCCCATACATCCTGTGCAGCGGCACACTCCCAAAGCGCATGAATTGTTGATTCTGGACATCTACAACAAATCAGACACCTATTATCTGATATAATCCTTCGCTTGGTCAGGTTTAATCTTGTCGGCAGAATATCATGACACGCTCTCCAGCCAAACACTTTGATCTTGTTTGGAATTTTGAGCTTTCACAAGACAGCCCAAACTTGCTTCCCATACCCCCCATTTGAACTTTCAGCCCCTCTCCCCACCTTTAAAACCTGTTGTGCAACCCTATATGCTGATTTAACAGTGAACTTGCCATTCTTATTATGCAGCCATGTAATGGAATCAGCCACACTCCTATGACTAAGGGGAATTTTACATATTGCATTAGCCTCCTCCTCATGAAATAATGTCGTCACTACATCAATCCTCCATTCATGTAATTCATGATCAATGAGGTCAGCCACAACCCAACCTTCAACATCTTCATTGGGCGGATGGAGTAATCTATGTGATGGAAAATTAGGAATCCACTTGTCACCTTGAACCCTGATTGAATAACCATTCCCCACTCTCCAAAAATGACCGGACTTGAGGATTGGTAGGGCTGCCAGCATGCTTTTCCATACATAGGAACTATTTGGTGATTCAACTGCCTCAAGAAAAGAAGTCCGTGGGAAGTATCTCGCTTTAAAACATCAATAGAGCAATGAGTCAGTTTCTTAGATCATTCTCCATCCTTGCTTGGCTAGCATGGCTAGATTAAATGCTCTAAGATCACGAAAGCCCATTCCGCCATCTTTCTTTGAGATTGACAACTTATCCCAACTTctccaatgaatttttctttcattcccaacttgtccccaccaaaacttcacACAAAAAGCATCTAGTTCATCACATAATTTCATTGGGATTTGAAATATACTCATCGTATAAGTGAGAATAGACTGAACCACCGCatttatgagaatttctttaCCAGCTCTAGATAGAAGCAtacctttgtttgtttgtttgtttttttttttttttttttttttttttttttttttttttaccaagcCTTATAATTCAAGAAACACATCTTtgtgttttcaacaaaaacatataaaatttaaatttttcctcttcatttgtaattattgaattatataaaaaaaaaaaggaactacGATTGCAATTTATCATAACATAAACACTTTAATCCCTTAAAATGAAGTCAACAAACTTTTTCATCAGGGGCCTAAAGTTTTCACCATCAGCATTGAACAAATGAAAGCAGTGGTCCTCCCCTTTACTCTCCAACAATTCCACGCTACCACCCCACCCACTCTTGCCCAAAATCTCACAGTAAGTCACCCCTCTATCTTTCAACCAATCCTTCTCTGCCACGCACACAAGAACCTTAGAACACCCCAAGCTAGACAAATCCGGATCCACCGCCGGGTTCAATTTCGGGTCATCATCACACCCGGAACTTGTAGGACACAAAAACTTGTACATCTCATCACGCTCTTTGTCCCCAAAGAAAGGGTGAATTATAATTAACCCAACAATCTTCAACCCAGCCAATCCAGTAGCGCCAGCTCGGACTGCCACGTAGTGTGTTATATTAGCTCCAGCACTCTCACCCGCCAAGAAAACCCGCCCGAAATCCACATACTCGTTTAACCACGGTTCGGGTCCTTGGTGATTAGAGTGAGTAGCAATCCACTGCAACGCGGCCCACGAATCATCATATGCAATCGGTAGTGGGTGCTCTGGGGCTAGCCTATAATCAACGGTGATAACAACAACATTGGCTTGGGAAATCAAAGATATGATGAATTTGTGAAGGACAGTTTCGTACGGTGATCCAGCACAGAAGCCTCCACCATGGTAGTGGACGAGAAGTGGTAACTTTTGATCTGGGCCGTTGATTTTGGGGGTGTAGATTCGGGCTGATAAACCGGTTTCGGGTGAGATGACCACGTCTTTGGATTGGATACCGGTGTTTGGGTCGAGCCCAGCTGGGAAATGGTCATGGGTCATGTACCTTTCTATGTGGCCATCTTTGAATGCTTTGAAGAATGGTGGGAAATCATGGATGATCTCATTGCTGTTGGTGCTTGAAGCCATTGCAATAAGAGAGTGATAAAATTGggttctgattttttttttgggggaaggaTAAGgcattgaaattaaataaagagtATGTGGAGCTAGAAGTCACGGGTGGAATGGCAGGTGAAATGTGGTAGATCGTGAATCTTCATGTGGTAGATGAATTATGAATATAAAACTATTGTTGACGTTTAGGATAAGAATGAGTACATTAGGGTAAtattccctttttcttttcactttcttGTCCAAATAAtttagtttctaaaaaaaatatattgttttctCAACTGCATCAATTTGTTTTAAGACTAAATAAAACTTGTGAAAACTATTGAAAACTGAACTCTAAGAAAATTTTGGTTCGTTTTTCTTATTCTGctgaatatttattttcttcttttcgttTTTTAATACGAGATGTTACATTAAGTTGGAGTTTGGAGCATGTGCCACTCAACATATTATGAGTttagtttagcaaaaaaaaagactttgcATAAATGCATGAGATGCTTAAAAATAGCATGTgccattaataatatatatacactttgCAAGAgaacattttaaataaaaaatttgaacagttgtaataaatttaaaaataaaatagaaatactatttataaaatattgtaattaCGCACgtctttatttttctgttttttggatacaaacacacacataaggagaaaaaaaatgatgttttaaCCCAAAGTCATGTCACACGCTTTGCATAAACTGGATTAAACCATTACTATTGCACAAATTTCtataattgctaaaataaataTGCATAATTTCATGGAAACAACTAGTATTAATTAATAGACTGTTTtgactcatcaaaaaaaaaaaaaaaaaaaaaaaaaaaaaaaaaaatagactgTTTTGAAAGGCTGCATTCTAAAGAGGCAATTTTGATAGCTCACAATCTCTCAAGCTAGGCCTACTCCAGTTTGAGTTGGGCCAGGGGGGAAAAATGAACAGCTACATGTTTTAAGGGTTGGGCCAAGGCATGGCATTCCCTCAATTCTCACTCACCAGGACTTTTATTATTTCTAACCTTGCAATTTTGCAATGGAGTTTAACTGTTCAAGCACTAGTGAAGTCATCCACTCATACATGATATCATCCCTTCTTCGAAAATAACAAGCTTAAAGAGGTTAGCAATGAATGTGTCAATGAATATGTAATGTTGGGCCTTGATTCCATGAATGGGGTCCAATTCGTTTTACTTGCATTTCAACCCAACCCAGCATCAAAGCTCGGCTCTTTGTCACCAGAATTGCCGGCCCATAGTATTATGTTAAAGACTAATAAATTTAAATCgagtctttttatatttttcaagcatatatACAGGAATTTGCATGTAAATTAAAATGTGAAAACACTTGGTATCAAATTATAAGGCAATTTGAATGACACTTAACACAAAATTGGAGTTGAATTAAAATTTGGTTTAGATTCTTAATTGAGCTTccactttaatatattatatacgaATAGTTCTACTTTTCCCCCTCTTTATGATTGAGTTAATTggttatataataataataataataataaatttcttgcattttctgTCAATTTGAATCGACAACTTAGCATTGCAATATAGTTAAAAATATAGAGAGATAAAGCCtaacatttgaaaattttgagtttcATTGATAATTGCCTTAAATAGAGGTAGTATTTTGTTATTTACCTTAATTTTAATAAACCACTACTTCGTAGGCGAGAAACTTAATCTATGTATTATCTATTAAAGTGGAAGCTCAATCAAGATTTAAAACATATTCAAGTTGTACTTCAATTTCGTAGTAAGTGTCTTAATTGCTCTAATTTGATGCCAagtatatttaaattttaaatgcattttaattttgtaccaAACGCCCTTCGAATTACACtataattttgtgtcaagtgcTTTTATACGTGAATTTATACATCCAAATCATGATTTTAAAAGCGAAAACGATCAAAGAATCAGAAAAGGACCCGTTATTAACTTGGTTTTTGCTGGTTTTCCCATTATTACCAGACCGATTTAGGGCCTGGTTCTTGATTGAACCTGTCGAGTCAGCGGGTCCGATTCTATTTGATTTCTAAAACAATGatctaaacatataaatataaaaagattaaattaaaattttgctcTACTTCTAGTTCTATGCAAATGCAATTAATACTATAagctataaatatatattgtctATTGCTTATTAGTTAGAAACGTATTAATATTGTGTAGTTATTCTTAATTGTAGTCATGCACAAACACGATATTATTAGCTGGTGTAATGTATAAGTTTATGTGCCCGATTAGCTGTGGAATTGAAAATGACCCGAGAATAAATCTGGCAGTGGATCCGAATTTGACAAGTCGGGTGGAACAAGAGATGCAAGGATTGCTTACTTggagtcatatatatatatatatgagtcaCGACTTATTGATTAAGATAATGAGGGTGGGTGGTCCAGGGTGGATGTTTTGAAATTAAAGGAAAGAGTAATAAGGACCATGCATGTGTTTTACTTCAACATGTTCATGGCTACCACGTGTGATAAATTGGTCGTTAATTAAGGCtctgatggagatgctagctgtAGTTTCTGTCAATATTTATGAGAAGTACTAGTCCATGAGGTACCATGGTCGTGTTTGGTATAATGTTCTTATCAAATTTGAGCATTTGGGGTCGCATTATTGCATTGGTTGGCAAAGAAAGCATGCATGGTAATCttggttttcttggtttttgcGAAGTACAGGCATTGGCGGGTCCAAGTTAGAGTCAGGGTGGTCCTATGACCATCTGGcctgaaaatatatatacatatatatatatatatatatattattatatataaaatttaaaaattttatgatttttttatcttaaaaaaatgtgaccaccttaaatttttttaggtccaatataattaaactttggacaaaatttagcaacAAACCTGGTTGTAAATTAAGGTTATaactccactcaatatttttttattatatgtgaattttaacaattccacaattagattacattttttttcttatatcctccatatttgcaaaacttcaagaatgttaaaaataaatagcttttgtcatcaatcaaatgtttaatttttgagtttttgtaatctaaaattatacacaaaaaataagtttatagatcaaatagtaaataacattcgattAACATGAAACTTGACATGTGTTtcataaacataaaaaacatacaatttaatggttagattttcaaaatatgtagtcatgttaatttgtttagtgaaaattgtagtcttaggctacaactaagtttgtagtcaaattttggttcttttaacaatatattgggcctttacaaataaaaagaaaaatccaagaaaaatttCATTcgactaaaattttgaaagagatataCCTTGCAGTATTGAGAATGAGATataattatcttttttattaaatattgtataatttaagtttcttaatgaccaccctgaaaaaaatttctagaccCACCACTGAGTACAGGGTAGTGATGTTTTCAAAATTGTCATAACCTAACAAGTAACGTTGcaaaaattcttaggtactctcgAAGTATGGATAAATGGTGTTACtttctctcacattcatggtagatcctatcataaatttaattggtAAACTCCACTatgaatataaaaagaaagagcgACATTCTCTATGTTCTAAGAATACCTATGTATTACTCGTAACAATACATGTCTTtctagagaagaagaagcagagttATCACGCagcaacaaaaaagtaaaagatgGTCGCCATGCTAACTTTAGTGATGGTCCAGGTGAAGACACTTCATCACAAGGCAACTAGAGCTCTTGGAATGCAGCTAGAGCCTCCTTTAAAGACAAGCTTGTGGGTGAGATACCGGGGGCTTTTGCTTAAGCCTTCGATTTTTCGGACTCCATGGAAGCTGATTTTGAATCGGATGATGATGTGACGGAAGAGGAAGCTCGAGATGGAAAAGTCCCAATCAAGCTAACTCgggaaacaaaaatcaagattAGGGGGCCATGGTCCAAAGCCATTATCGTCAAGCTTGTGGGCAGAACAACAGGTTTCAGCTACATCCAAACAAAACTCAACCAGCTGTGGAAACCTTCAAGTAGAATGGATTGTGTTGACCTTGGGTATGGGTTCTTCTTGATTCGTTTCTATGCTAAGGAAGACTTGGATTTTGTTCTATAGTGGGGTCCTTGGTTCATAGGTGACCATTTCCTGTCGTTGAGACCTTGGGAGCCATTTTTCAAACCCTCCACAGCAAACGTAGATTCGGTTGCGGTCTGGGTGAGGTTGAATGAGTTGCCCATTGAGTTGTATGAAAGGGATGTGCTTAGGCAGATTGGTGAGGCGATTGGAAAGGTGTTGAGGATTGACACTCATACAGCCATGGAAGCTCGGGGTAAGTATGCGAGGTTGTGTGTCCAAGTTGATACGAGTAAGCCACTGACAAACACCGTTGTCATCGGACGCTTTAATCAACCAGTCATGTATGAGGGTATCCATAGCTTATGCTTCTCCTGTGGACGCGTTGGACATCAGAAGGATGATTGTCCGTTCATTATTAGGAAAGATAAGGAGGTTCTAGTGCCGCCAGACTCGACGGAAGAAGGACAGGTGAAGAACTCACGTAGGATGCATGATTCTAATAGTACTGACACCTCTAGCAAAGAGACAAAAGATAGTGGCACAGAAGAGGAGGGGTTGTATGGACCTTGGATGGTAGTGTCCAGGAAAAGAAATGGGTACAAGGCGACAAATAAAGGGACCAATCTCGAAGTGATCACAGGTACTGGCTGGAGGCCGACACGCTCCCACTCCTTTGAGGGTCCCAGTCACGTGACCAAATAAAACTCTGGATCATCTATAAACTCGGCTGGGCCAAAAGTGACCATGCTTCATCCCATGTTGGGCCAATAGACTCCTAATGGGCCTCAGAATAAACCAAATGCCATGAAATCCTCGTTTGGTGCTTCCCAAGCCCAGAGGTTGAAATTGAGAGATTCTGTCAGGGGTAAGAAAGACATTACTCGGGGAAGATTAAGCTCACCCAATACAAAGAGCGTCGTTGACTCCCATCCAGGTACATCTCCTCTCCAACTTGCTTCCATTCTCAATAATGGACCTGAGCTACTCTTTGGAGCTCCTTTCAAGTTCACGGCCAATACTGAAGCTGAGGTGGGTCAACAATCTGAAGGGAGAGGGGTTAGAGATGCCGGAGATCATAAGGTGGAGATTTCTAGTGAAGGGCCTGTCACCAAAGGAGAAAAGAGCGCAGAGGTGGTTGGTGGTTCCACTACTCACCATGATCCCGACTCTATGCAATATGGACCCAGCCATGGGGATTTGTCTCTTCATCAAGTTGATTCTTGTATCCAAGTTAACTGTGATGCTCAATCTACACGCTCTAGCTTGGGAGGTAAGGAGGGGACTGTCTCTCAGTCATGGGTTCGGCCAATTGAAGGGGTTGATGGAGATGATAGGATGGAAGCTGAGGATGGGAGCGGAGCTACTCCCTCCTGCTGATGTCTATCTCATTCCGAATCATCTATTTATCATGAATATTATCATTTGGAACAGCAGGGGCGCTTTGAAGCCCAATTTTCAGAACCATGTTCGGGAACTCGCTCGCAGTCATGATCTAGCCATTTTTGTGGTCATGAAAACTAAATTAGAAGGTGAAAGAGCTAGGGAGATCATTGACAGACTCCCCTTTGATGGGGCCATACACACGGACACTATCGGCTACGCGGGTGGTCTCTGGTTATTATGGAATTCTGATAAAGTGGAGGTTTAAGCTCTTGCCAACACGGAACAGGAAATTCATGTGGAGGTTAAGGTACGTTCTACTAACTCTGCTTGGTTATTTTCAGCaatttatgctagtcctagaAGTGAGGAGAGGCAGGTCTTATGGAATAATTTGGCTAAAGTGGCTGAGCTACACAATAAGCCCTGGATCATGACAGGGGACTTTAATGAACCTCTGATAGAAGGGGATAAATTTGGGGGGAGAGGTGTGAGTCTTAATCGCTCCCTTTTATTTAAAGAGTGTTTGGATAGGTGTAATATGATTGATATGGGGTTTTCAGGTCCTCGATATACCTGGACAAACAAAAGAGACATAGATAACCTTATTCTTGAAAGGATTGATCGGTTCTTCATGAATCCCAGCTGGTGTGTCTTGTATCCGGATGCCAAGGTTTCCCATTTGCCCAGGTGTCATTCTGATCATTGTCCAGTCCTCATGGAAGCCTTTCCAACCCAAGCTATCAGACTTAGTCGACCCTTCCGCTTCTAGAGTTTTTGGTTATCTGATTTGTCCTTTCCGAAGGTAGTTTCTAAGGCTTGGAGCCACAATAGAAGTCTGGTTGATTCCATTGATACTTTCACCAAAGATGCTGCCCTGTGGAATAAAAATAGCTACGGGAACATTCATGCTAAGAGAAAAAGAGTCCTTGCAAGACTCTATGGGGCTCAACGAGCTTTATCAAATAGGTCGAGTGCTCCTCTTATCGAGCTAGAGAAATCTCTCTATCTAGAATTGGAGACACTTCTGGATCAGGAACGAGATTTATGGGCTTTGAAATCCAGAATTAATTGGATGATTCAAGGAGACCGCAACACCTCCTTTTACCATATATCTGCTCTAGCCAGGAGAAAGCGGAATCACATTGCTTCGGTAAAAAATAGTGCAGGGGATTGGCTCACAGAGGAGAGGGATGTTATGGAGTATTTTAGAACTAGGTTTATTTCCCTATACACAACTTCTCATTCCAAAGTTGATTGGGGTACCAAGAAAATTTCAAGTTGGCAAATTCAGCTTTATGAGGAGGATAAATGTAATCTTGCTGAAATGGTGTCTCCTGCGGAGATAAAAGAGGCTCTTTGGTCTATGAAAGCTTACAAAGCCCCAGGTTCGGATGGTTTGCATGCTGGGTTCTTTCAAAGATTTTGGCTTGTAGTAGGAGACTCGGTGAAGGAGGAAGTGATGAAGGTGTTTAGGGATAGGAAGGTCCCTAAATATCTAAACCATACCCTTATAGTTCTTATTCCGAAAATCCAAGGGCCCGAGACTATTGGTAATTATAAACCAATAAGTTTATGCAACTCAGTTTATAAGATTATTACAAAAGTCATTATTGCTAGGATAAGACCGCACTTGGATAGCTTGATCTCTCCGCTTCAAGTGGCTTTTGTCCCAGGAAGAAGGGGTGTGGACAACACCATCTTGGTTCAAGAACTTATCCATTCTATGGGGAGAGCTAAAGGGAGGAATGGATATATGGCAATAAAAATAGATCTAGAGAAGGCTTATGACAAACTTGAATGGGGTTTTATCAGAGAGATGCTTATACGGTTTAATTTTCCAGAAAATCTTATTGAGCTCATCATGAGCTGCATCTCTTCAGTGTCTACCTCCTTACTTTTCAATGGTGGTTGCATGGACCCCTTCTGGCCTTCTAGGGGCATTAGACAAGGAGACCCGCTATCTCCGTATCTCTTCATTCTATGCATGGAGTTCCTTGGGCAActtattgaagaaaaatgcagTAAGAAGCTGTGGGCAAAGGTTAAAACTTCAAAGAGCGGGCCTGCCTTCTCCCACCTTTTCTTTGCCGATGATTTGGTCCTTTTTGCTCATGCCAACCTTGAGAATTGTAATACAATCAAAGGGGTCCTCCAGGAGTTTTGTACCAGATCTGGACAGGTTGTTAGTGAAGCTAAGTCTTGGatttatttttctccaaatGTAGATCCTGACCAAAGGGTTTTCCTAGCAGACACCCTCGAGTTCCAAACCACCCCCAACCTTGGAAAATATCTAGGATTTCCT encodes:
- the LOC126706173 gene encoding probable carboxylesterase 1, giving the protein MPYPSPKKKIRTQFYHSLIAMASSTNSNEIIHDFPPFFKAFKDGHIERYMTHDHFPAGLDPNTGIQSKDVVISPETGLSARIYTPKINGPDQKLPLLVHYHGGGFCAGSPYETVLHKFIISLISQANVVVITVDYRLAPEHPLPIAYDDSWAALQWIATHSNHQGPEPWLNEYVDFGRVFLAGESAGANITHYVAVRAGATGLAGLKIVGLIIIHPFFGDKERDEMYKFLCPTSSGCDDDPKLNPAVDPDLSSLGCSKVLVCVAEKDWLKDRGVTYCEILGKSGWGGSVELLESKGEDHCFHLFNADGENFRPLMKKFVDFILRD